Proteins encoded by one window of Pseudonocardia alni:
- a CDS encoding arabinosyltransferase domain-containing protein has product MSPARRGPLLLLLGVVTCLLGLAAAIAPVDAEDPVVTWPRAGQAPASTVLPLSPYRPLEFSATVPCAAAAALGEGDVLRTMPAAEENPVTAPGFVASVAGGTLTLRTGDRVLATAPAGSGCVLEVTSADGGTVVARDGAILAERLDVAPPQVAELATDVTGSAAAGLAVTLHTDARYASSPSPLKVALLVAHLLALAATLAVAVRTWTGTRRVLDAPVRPGPADLVVLVVSCAWAVLGPLNIDDSWYALMARQGARTGTIGNAIYQFDVTEAPFATSQYLLQWWGSLVGWGLGPLRVVPVVLGLLTWVLLRYTLAALAGRAGVRPGVVAALAVAHLAWFLPYGIALRPEPAGTAAAAGVLLLAAAARRTGAVGLLAPAVVVAVVGVTTAPTALVAAMPLLLALPLVWWHLAHAPWATRLATAAVAFAAASVVVPLGLADQTLADVRESVAVHRWYYFQYQWWQEFVHYANLLGPDDQGTWGRRLPVLLTVAVVALGAVRLATRRGTGGPLGSALGFALAATALGLVAVAVSPTKWVNHFGVVAAPATLLLGIALARGPLPRRAPARLVAVGTAVLGVVAAVIYAGPNLWRPFSDWGQPFGNHSVVDAPIHQQVLAPHLGPLYLRSPLLWLLVVAAALWWARRRGSAPRPDRAVLRVATAGGVALMLAVFVVAPVQQAPGASVASMNLAMLTGDGCGLADALTVTVPGDATPALPSDPPRLTGVMRDGPPPDRPSIPGPVWHTEDAGTGTLDAGWFPVPAGTTRLILPLTGDLRGDQAVRVESGAGTATVDLPGTKVADWRDVAVTLPGPADRVRVVVDDRIDGPDTWLAVGAPRPARDLPARTVLGDAPVFADQASAVLWPCQDQIAVRHGIAQAPQWRLRTGDDLEGATEATAFFPANGGTLAGIGRTATFDELPSRLDPPGGRAMFAPAHVERVRYEHPTDGWDLTVGTQRRWGWERLPTLADRTYTGRDFLG; this is encoded by the coding sequence GTGAGTCCCGCCCGCCGGGGGCCGCTGCTGCTCCTGCTCGGCGTCGTCACCTGCCTGCTCGGTCTCGCCGCCGCGATCGCCCCCGTCGACGCCGAGGACCCGGTCGTCACCTGGCCCCGGGCGGGACAGGCACCGGCGAGCACGGTGCTGCCGCTCTCGCCGTACCGGCCGCTGGAGTTCTCCGCGACCGTCCCGTGCGCCGCGGCGGCCGCCCTGGGCGAGGGCGACGTGCTGCGGACGATGCCCGCCGCCGAGGAGAACCCGGTGACCGCGCCGGGCTTCGTCGCGAGCGTGGCCGGCGGGACGCTCACGCTGCGCACCGGCGACCGGGTGCTCGCCACCGCGCCCGCCGGGTCGGGCTGCGTGCTCGAGGTGACCTCCGCGGACGGGGGCACCGTCGTCGCCCGCGACGGCGCGATCCTCGCCGAGCGCCTCGACGTCGCACCGCCGCAGGTCGCCGAACTCGCCACCGACGTCACCGGGTCCGCCGCGGCCGGGCTCGCGGTCACGCTGCACACCGACGCGCGCTACGCGTCGTCGCCGTCGCCGCTGAAGGTCGCGCTGCTCGTCGCGCACCTGCTCGCGCTGGCCGCCACCCTCGCCGTCGCCGTGCGGACCTGGACCGGCACCCGCCGGGTGTTGGACGCGCCCGTCCGCCCCGGTCCGGCCGACCTCGTGGTGCTGGTCGTGAGCTGCGCCTGGGCGGTGCTCGGGCCGCTCAACATCGACGACTCCTGGTACGCGCTGATGGCCCGCCAGGGGGCGCGGACGGGGACGATCGGCAACGCGATCTACCAGTTCGACGTCACCGAGGCGCCGTTCGCGACCAGCCAGTACCTGCTGCAGTGGTGGGGGAGCCTCGTCGGCTGGGGCCTCGGGCCGCTGCGTGTGGTGCCGGTCGTGCTGGGTCTGCTGACCTGGGTGCTGCTGCGGTACACCCTCGCCGCGCTCGCGGGCCGGGCCGGCGTCCGGCCCGGGGTGGTCGCCGCGCTCGCCGTCGCGCACCTGGCCTGGTTCCTGCCCTACGGCATCGCGCTGCGCCCCGAGCCCGCCGGGACCGCGGCCGCCGCCGGGGTGCTGCTGCTCGCCGCCGCCGCCCGCCGCACCGGGGCGGTCGGGCTGCTCGCGCCGGCCGTCGTCGTCGCGGTGGTGGGGGTGACGACCGCGCCGACCGCGCTGGTCGCCGCGATGCCGCTGCTGCTCGCGCTACCGCTGGTGTGGTGGCACCTCGCGCACGCGCCGTGGGCCACCCGGCTCGCGACGGCCGCCGTCGCGTTCGCCGCCGCCAGCGTGGTCGTGCCGCTCGGGCTGGCCGACCAGACCCTCGCCGACGTGCGCGAGTCCGTCGCCGTGCACCGCTGGTACTACTTCCAGTACCAGTGGTGGCAGGAGTTCGTGCACTACGCCAACCTCCTCGGCCCCGACGACCAGGGCACCTGGGGACGACGCCTGCCGGTCCTGCTGACCGTCGCCGTCGTCGCGCTGGGCGCGGTGCGGCTCGCGACGCGCCGCGGCACCGGCGGCCCGCTCGGCTCGGCGCTCGGGTTCGCGCTCGCCGCCACCGCCCTCGGCCTCGTCGCCGTCGCCGTCAGCCCGACGAAGTGGGTCAACCACTTCGGCGTCGTCGCCGCCCCCGCGACGCTGCTGCTCGGCATCGCGCTCGCCCGCGGCCCGCTGCCGCGGCGCGCCCCGGCCCGGCTCGTCGCGGTGGGGACGGCCGTGCTCGGCGTCGTCGCCGCGGTGATCTACGCCGGCCCGAACCTGTGGCGTCCGTTCTCCGACTGGGGGCAGCCGTTCGGGAACCACTCGGTCGTCGACGCCCCGATCCACCAGCAGGTCCTCGCCCCGCACCTCGGGCCGCTGTACCTGCGCAGCCCGCTGCTGTGGCTGCTCGTGGTCGCCGCCGCGCTGTGGTGGGCCCGGCGGCGGGGGAGCGCGCCCCGGCCGGACCGGGCGGTGCTGCGCGTCGCCACGGCCGGCGGCGTCGCGCTGATGCTCGCCGTGTTCGTCGTCGCCCCGGTGCAACAGGCCCCCGGCGCGTCGGTGGCCTCGATGAACCTCGCCATGCTGACCGGCGACGGCTGCGGGCTGGCCGACGCGCTGACCGTCACCGTCCCCGGTGACGCGACGCCCGCGCTCCCGAGTGACCCGCCCCGCCTCACCGGGGTGATGCGGGACGGCCCGCCGCCCGACCGCCCGTCGATCCCCGGCCCCGTCTGGCACACCGAGGACGCCGGCACCGGCACCCTCGACGCCGGCTGGTTCCCCGTCCCGGCCGGGACCACCCGGCTGATCCTGCCCCTCACCGGGGACCTGCGCGGCGACCAGGCCGTGCGGGTCGAGTCCGGCGCCGGCACGGCCACGGTCGACCTGCCGGGGACGAAGGTCGCCGACTGGCGGGACGTGGCGGTGACCCTGCCCGGCCCCGCCGACCGGGTCCGGGTCGTCGTGGACGACCGGATCGACGGGCCCGACACCTGGCTCGCCGTCGGCGCCCCGCGGCCCGCCCGCGACCTGCCCGCCCGCACGGTGCTCGGCGACGCCCCGGTGTTCGCCGACCAGGCCTCGGCGGTGCTGTGGCCCTGCCAGGACCAGATCGCGGTGCGCCACGGCATCGCGCAGGCCCCGCAGTGGCGGCTGCGCACCGGCGACGACCTGGAGGGCGCGACCGAGGCCACCGCGTTCTTCCCGGCGAACGGCGGGACGCTCGCCGGGATCGGCCGCACCGCGACCTTCGACGAGCTGCCCTCGCGGCTCGATCCGCCCGGCGGGCGCGCGATGTTCGCGCCCGCGCACGTCGAGCGGGTGCGCTACGAGCACCCGACCGACGGCTGGGACCTCACCGTCGGGACGCAGCGACGGTGGGGCTGGGAGCGGCTGCCGACCCTGGCCGACAGGACCTACACGGGACGGGACTTCCTGGGCTGA
- a CDS encoding HipA domain-containing protein, translating into MLYPVVDVSGWEPARPETIGREEKLWLREPGAPVHSRERDWLFKPVIVPANGNRQGEDWAEKIVCELGELLGVPCAEVQMAVRNGRAGSVSRNVAPDGWNLVLGSLLLGASSPDYLDGELRPPGRPGHSPEAILRALDGIDAPPGTALPDAGTTFAGYLLLDAWVGNQDRHDQNWAVLRETADPGRIRMAPSYDHASSLGFNLRDTRRQALITNGVAAYAAAARAHRFEHSPGASRSEIPTLVDVCRGILRGRPAAAYWWERLESVGTDRIAAVVAAAPGMSAPAATFATELLLINRRRLLDVG; encoded by the coding sequence GTGCTGTATCCGGTCGTCGACGTCTCCGGTTGGGAGCCCGCGCGGCCGGAGACCATCGGCCGGGAGGAGAAGCTCTGGCTGCGGGAACCCGGTGCTCCGGTGCACAGCCGGGAGCGCGACTGGCTCTTCAAGCCCGTGATCGTCCCGGCGAACGGGAACAGGCAGGGTGAGGACTGGGCCGAGAAGATCGTCTGCGAGCTCGGGGAGCTGCTCGGAGTCCCGTGCGCCGAGGTCCAGATGGCGGTGCGGAACGGCCGGGCCGGGTCCGTCTCCCGCAATGTGGCCCCGGACGGCTGGAACCTCGTTCTGGGATCGCTCCTGCTCGGAGCGAGTTCCCCCGACTATCTCGACGGGGAACTACGACCACCGGGCCGTCCCGGGCACAGCCCCGAGGCCATTCTCCGGGCGCTGGACGGAATCGACGCGCCACCGGGGACCGCACTTCCCGACGCCGGCACCACGTTCGCGGGCTATCTGCTGCTGGACGCCTGGGTCGGCAACCAGGACCGGCACGACCAGAACTGGGCGGTGCTGAGGGAGACCGCCGATCCCGGACGGATCAGGATGGCGCCATCGTACGACCACGCCAGCTCGCTCGGGTTCAACCTCCGCGACACCCGTCGGCAGGCACTGATCACGAACGGGGTCGCCGCGTATGCCGCGGCCGCCCGTGCCCACCGGTTCGAGCACTCCCCGGGGGCCTCCCGGTCCGAAATCCCGACACTGGTCGACGTCTGTCGTGGGATCCTGCGAGGGCGTCCCGCGGCAGCGTACTGGTGGGAGCGCCTGGAGTCGGTCGGCACGGACCGGATCGCCGCCGTCGTCGCCGCGGCACCGGGAATGTCGGCGCCGGCAGCTACATTCGCGACGGAACTGCTGCTGATCAACCGGAGGAGGCTGCTCGATGTCGGTTGA
- a CDS encoding glycosyltransferase: protein MLDTARPLRGGEPAPADDPAGGTRPGRLVVQRGPFTGPTHLVPEDLYAEVLRGAARRERDLIELVPATHVTTNTYWGRLHATYWQRWTAVPEVRVTLRAAGRGRVWLMASDTNKVARAVATTGVDATGSTTVELTGAIDRFVDGGGLWLEFATDTGTLTVSDVEWTVAVPRPPRPTSITICTYNRVEDCLNTLQALLDDPAALARVGCVRVVDQGSDPLESRDRFATLAAAFGDRLAYQRQPNLGGAGGFTRGLYEATAGDPADDHDVLLMDDDVLLDPEIVVRLTGFAACTTAPTIVGGQMLNLLHPGHVHITAEYAEPEKLRVGRPVPGALEEGFLLGRDERLLPIVQEQRVDTEYNGWWSCLIPAPIVRAIGYPLPLFFQWDDVEFGYRARERGFATVSLPGAGVWHADFGWKDWDEWHRYFNQRNGLITAALRTGFDRRTVSATVVELLAQYLVAMQYGLAATLLTAVEDFLRGPSVLDDGSASAAAEIRRIRAAYPETTAVPLAEAGLDVRESVVRLAGGKPSKIVRTWVKRALLQATGRVPFRSGMVPAGEAHWWHVSLFERAIVTDMAENGVRIRTRDQERLRELTTRGVHTVRRLWNEGPQVAREWKAAEPRLTSRETWARLYDAG from the coding sequence ATGCTGGACACCGCCCGGCCCCTCCGCGGGGGCGAGCCCGCCCCGGCCGACGACCCCGCCGGCGGGACCCGCCCCGGACGGCTGGTCGTGCAGCGTGGCCCCTTCACCGGGCCGACGCACCTGGTGCCCGAGGACCTCTACGCCGAGGTCCTGCGCGGCGCCGCCCGCCGTGAACGGGACCTGATCGAGCTGGTCCCGGCCACCCACGTCACCACCAACACCTACTGGGGGCGGCTGCACGCCACCTACTGGCAGCGCTGGACCGCGGTGCCCGAGGTCCGGGTGACGCTGCGCGCCGCGGGCCGCGGCCGGGTGTGGCTGATGGCCTCGGACACGAACAAGGTCGCCCGTGCCGTCGCCACCACCGGGGTCGACGCCACCGGGAGCACCACGGTCGAGCTGACCGGGGCGATCGACCGTTTCGTCGACGGCGGCGGGCTCTGGCTGGAGTTCGCGACCGACACCGGCACGCTGACCGTGTCCGACGTCGAGTGGACCGTCGCGGTGCCCCGCCCGCCGCGGCCCACCTCGATCACGATCTGCACCTACAACCGCGTCGAGGACTGCCTGAACACGCTGCAGGCGCTGCTCGACGACCCGGCCGCACTGGCCCGCGTCGGATGCGTCCGCGTGGTCGACCAGGGCAGCGACCCGTTGGAGTCGCGCGACCGGTTCGCGACGCTGGCGGCCGCGTTCGGCGACCGGCTCGCCTACCAGCGCCAGCCGAACCTGGGCGGCGCGGGCGGCTTCACCCGCGGCCTGTACGAGGCGACCGCGGGCGACCCGGCCGACGACCACGACGTCCTGCTCATGGACGACGACGTGCTGCTCGACCCGGAGATCGTCGTCCGGCTGACCGGGTTCGCCGCCTGTACCACCGCGCCGACGATCGTCGGTGGGCAGATGCTGAACCTGCTGCACCCGGGCCACGTCCACATCACCGCCGAGTACGCCGAGCCCGAGAAGCTCCGCGTCGGCAGGCCCGTGCCCGGTGCACTGGAGGAGGGCTTCCTCCTCGGCCGCGACGAGCGGCTGCTGCCGATCGTGCAGGAGCAGCGGGTCGACACCGAGTACAACGGCTGGTGGTCCTGCCTGATCCCCGCACCGATCGTGCGGGCCATCGGGTACCCGCTGCCGCTGTTCTTCCAGTGGGACGACGTCGAGTTCGGGTACCGCGCCCGCGAGCGCGGCTTCGCCACGGTGTCGCTGCCCGGGGCCGGCGTGTGGCACGCCGACTTCGGCTGGAAGGACTGGGACGAGTGGCACCGCTACTTCAACCAGCGCAACGGCCTGATCACCGCCGCCCTGCGGACCGGCTTCGACCGGCGCACGGTGTCCGCGACGGTCGTCGAGCTGCTGGCCCAGTACCTGGTCGCGATGCAGTACGGGCTGGCCGCGACGCTGCTGACGGCGGTCGAGGACTTCCTGCGCGGCCCCTCGGTCCTCGACGACGGCTCCGCCTCCGCGGCGGCGGAGATCCGCCGGATCCGCGCCGCCTACCCCGAGACGACAGCCGTGCCGTTGGCGGAGGCCGGGCTCGACGTGCGCGAGTCCGTGGTGCGCCTCGCCGGGGGCAAGCCGTCGAAGATCGTGCGGACCTGGGTGAAGCGCGCCCTGCTGCAGGCCACCGGGCGGGTGCCGTTCCGTTCCGGGATGGTCCCGGCCGGTGAGGCGCACTGGTGGCACGTGTCGCTGTTCGAGCGCGCGATCGTCACCGACATGGCCGAGAACGGCGTCCGCATCCGGACCCGCGACCAGGAGCGGCTGCGCGAGCTCACCACCCGCGGGGTGCACACGGTGCGCCGGCTGTGGAACGAGGGGCCGCAGGTCGCCCGGGAGTGGAAGGCCGCGGAGCCGCGGCTCACCTCCCGCGAGACGTGGGCCCGGCTCTACGACGCGGGCTGA
- a CDS encoding arabinosyltransferase domain-containing protein: MLTADTEADPRPGSGPTDRRSRPTDRLLAAALGLLSAVLALAIPFLPVVQNTATVSWPNATTGTAPLNAPLVAYRPESLTATIDCDAIRSLDDRGAGRATVLSTTPTGAPDGGTVGLRIAVADGVVTLDNRGQRIATAPLPPPGAPCALTFTSDFDATTATLGGATLYEFAGDGRPQLTGIHSDLDAARDPMGGTSVRFDTDNRYDTDASTLKLVAGGVAIVALFGSLFFLRRIDDADARRVVHGRRLARRLRGQDDLRDAVVVGVLVVWALIGSMTSDDGYILDISRGNDTAGYIGNYHRWFDVPEAPFGWFYQLYSLWSGVSESVLWLRVPALAMGVASWFLISRALLPRLGTRVRRSRSASWAAAGVFLCFWLPFNNGLRPETVVVIAALVSFVMLERALATRRLLPVAGALVAGAFAVAATPTGLIALAPFLAAARPLLRLFTERIRTTGWTATLGPLLAAGLIVLTAVFGDQTLATVAEATRVRQDIGPNLPWYQELARYDLLFSDSRDGSLQRRFPVLLLWLCMIVSTIVLLRRGRIPGAALGFSRRLLTSTALSFAVLALTPTKWTHHFGAFAALASGVAALAALATSTGVLRSRRNQALFLGAVLAVTGLAFRGPNTWWYVSNWGVPWFDKPVSVSGIQATTVLLVLAFLSLVVAGVEHLRSTSGVPRPVRRTLGRRRGRIGTVQAVRLGSAPIAVICAFMVLFQVASLAKGMEKQAGSYSLGADVLTDPTGSRCGLAGRIQVETDPAANVLPVAPEPAGVPDPGPLAEGVTPDGLPPTGPGSLRDNSGDGDDRPGVTGTGPLGGPVMGSWSPDPENVGDYRSVWHALPAAARDGSAPLVLGVAGTIGGGNTVTLQFARDGAVVDEIEPGGAVSSTSDYSGGASGGQAWRDLRVDLAGRPAADADRVRVIVSDRGIGAGSWIAVAQPRVPRLTPLTTIAARGTAYLDWATSFVHPCVQRFGVHRGIADVPVFRMLADPQQRTVADEWGRSRFGGPQGWLLRTAAQRYVPTYLPGAWDFDWGQVRLVEPYDPRAVPAPVQEGDRTLWGWQQVGQAGAPSPDPTPMPG; the protein is encoded by the coding sequence GTGCTGACCGCCGACACGGAGGCGGATCCCCGTCCGGGATCCGGCCCCACCGACCGCCGGTCGCGTCCGACCGACCGCCTGCTCGCCGCCGCGCTGGGCCTGCTCTCGGCGGTGCTGGCGCTGGCGATCCCGTTCCTGCCGGTCGTGCAGAACACGGCAACCGTCAGCTGGCCGAACGCCACGACCGGCACCGCGCCGCTGAACGCACCCCTGGTCGCGTACCGGCCGGAGAGCCTGACCGCGACGATCGACTGCGACGCGATCCGCAGCCTCGACGACCGCGGGGCCGGCCGCGCGACCGTGCTGTCCACGACACCCACCGGCGCCCCGGACGGCGGCACGGTCGGGCTGCGCATCGCCGTCGCCGACGGGGTGGTCACCCTCGACAACCGCGGTCAGCGCATCGCCACCGCGCCGCTGCCCCCGCCGGGCGCGCCCTGCGCGCTCACGTTCACCTCGGACTTCGACGCGACGACGGCGACCCTGGGCGGGGCCACGCTCTACGAGTTCGCCGGCGACGGCCGTCCGCAGCTCACCGGGATCCACTCCGACCTCGACGCGGCCCGCGACCCGATGGGTGGCACGAGCGTCCGGTTCGACACCGACAACCGCTACGACACCGACGCCTCGACGCTCAAGCTCGTCGCGGGCGGTGTCGCGATCGTCGCGCTGTTCGGCTCGCTGTTCTTCCTGCGCCGGATCGACGACGCCGACGCCCGCCGCGTCGTGCACGGCCGCCGGCTGGCGCGCCGGCTGCGCGGGCAGGACGACCTGCGCGACGCCGTCGTCGTCGGCGTGCTGGTCGTGTGGGCCCTCATCGGGTCGATGACCAGCGACGACGGCTACATCCTCGACATCTCCCGGGGCAACGACACCGCCGGCTACATCGGCAACTACCACCGCTGGTTCGACGTCCCCGAGGCGCCGTTCGGCTGGTTCTACCAGCTGTACTCGCTGTGGAGCGGGGTCTCGGAGTCGGTGCTGTGGCTGCGCGTCCCGGCGCTGGCGATGGGCGTCGCGTCGTGGTTCCTGATCAGCCGGGCGCTGCTGCCGCGCCTCGGCACCCGGGTCCGGCGCAGCCGCTCCGCGAGCTGGGCCGCGGCCGGGGTGTTCCTGTGCTTCTGGCTGCCGTTCAACAACGGGCTCCGCCCGGAGACCGTTGTCGTGATCGCGGCGCTGGTGTCGTTCGTGATGCTGGAGCGCGCCCTGGCCACCCGGCGACTGCTGCCGGTCGCGGGGGCACTCGTCGCGGGGGCGTTCGCCGTCGCGGCGACGCCGACCGGTCTCATCGCGCTGGCACCGTTCCTGGCCGCGGCCCGGCCGCTTCTGCGGCTGTTCACCGAGCGGATCCGCACCACCGGGTGGACCGCCACCCTCGGCCCGCTGCTCGCGGCCGGGCTGATCGTGCTCACCGCCGTCTTCGGCGACCAGACCCTCGCCACCGTCGCCGAGGCCACCCGGGTCCGCCAGGACATCGGCCCGAACCTGCCCTGGTACCAGGAGCTCGCCCGCTACGACCTGCTGTTCAGCGACAGCCGCGACGGCTCGCTGCAACGCCGCTTCCCGGTCCTGCTGCTGTGGCTGTGCATGATCGTCTCGACGATCGTGCTGCTGCGCCGCGGCCGCATCCCGGGCGCCGCGCTCGGGTTCTCCCGACGACTGCTCACCAGCACCGCGCTGTCGTTCGCGGTGCTGGCCCTGACCCCCACGAAGTGGACGCACCACTTCGGCGCGTTCGCCGCGCTCGCCTCGGGCGTCGCGGCGCTGGCCGCGCTGGCGACGAGCACCGGTGTGCTGCGCTCGCGACGCAACCAGGCGCTGTTCCTCGGCGCGGTACTCGCGGTGACCGGTCTGGCGTTCCGCGGCCCGAACACCTGGTGGTACGTCTCGAACTGGGGCGTGCCGTGGTTCGACAAGCCGGTGTCGGTCAGCGGGATCCAGGCGACGACGGTGCTGCTGGTCCTGGCGTTCCTGTCGCTCGTCGTCGCCGGGGTGGAGCACCTGCGCTCGACCTCCGGGGTGCCGCGCCCGGTCCGGCGGACCCTCGGGCGTCGGCGCGGCCGGATCGGGACCGTCCAGGCCGTCCGGCTCGGGTCGGCGCCGATCGCGGTGATCTGCGCGTTCATGGTGCTGTTCCAGGTCGCCTCCCTGGCCAAGGGCATGGAGAAGCAGGCGGGCTCCTACTCCCTGGGCGCCGACGTCCTGACCGACCCGACCGGGTCGCGCTGCGGGCTCGCCGGGCGCATCCAGGTCGAGACCGACCCGGCCGCGAACGTGCTGCCCGTCGCGCCGGAACCGGCCGGTGTCCCCGACCCCGGTCCCCTGGCCGAGGGCGTCACGCCCGACGGCCTGCCCCCCACCGGACCGGGGTCGCTGCGCGACAACAGCGGCGACGGCGACGACCGGCCCGGCGTCACCGGTACCGGCCCGCTGGGTGGGCCGGTCATGGGCAGCTGGTCGCCGGACCCGGAGAACGTCGGCGACTACCGCTCGGTGTGGCACGCGCTGCCCGCCGCGGCCCGCGACGGCTCCGCGCCGCTGGTGCTCGGCGTCGCCGGGACGATCGGCGGCGGCAACACCGTGACCCTGCAGTTCGCCCGCGACGGCGCGGTCGTCGACGAGATCGAGCCCGGTGGGGCCGTCAGCAGCACGTCGGACTACTCCGGCGGCGCCTCGGGCGGCCAGGCGTGGCGGGACCTGCGCGTCGACCTGGCGGGCCGTCCGGCCGCCGACGCCGACCGGGTGCGGGTGATCGTGTCCGACCGCGGCATCGGGGCCGGGTCGTGGATCGCCGTCGCCCAGCCCCGGGTCCCGCGGCTGACCCCGCTGACCACGATCGCCGCCCGCGGCACCGCGTACCTGGACTGGGCGACGTCGTTCGTGCACCCCTGCGTGCAGCGCTTCGGCGTGCACCGGGGCATCGCCGACGTGCCGGTGTTCCGGATGCTCGCCGACCCGCAGCAGCGCACCGTCGCCGACGAGTGGGGCCGCAGCCGGTTCGGCGGCCCCCAGGGCTGGCTGCTCCGGACCGCCGCCCAGCGCTACGTCCCGACCTACCTGCCCGGTGCCTGGGACTTCGACTGGGGCCAGGTCCGGCTCGTCGAGCCCTACGACCCGCGGGCGGTCCCGGCCCCGGTGCAGGAGGGCGACCGGACCCTGTGGGGCTGGCAGCAGGTCGGGCAGGCCGGGGCCCCGTCGCCGGACCCGACGCCGATGCCGGGCTGA
- a CDS encoding acyltransferase — protein MLALTGLRIVAALWVVAFHFHFTPMAGVETVNGWLGPLITQGALGVDLFFVLSGFVIAWTYLDQLGPRLRLRDAGGFVWARAARMWPAYAVVFHLFGVWLVARLLFGSTTDVAYQAVQPSFGVGAWLEQLFLVQMWDEQYLDGASWVGPTWSISAEWLAYLLFPLLALGFFRLRNLPFAVLAAGSLLCTAPMAAAFLVVGSPYYPYSWLVRILGGFSAGVLAMLAVRRLRATERVRSAASATATSTVAAVPFVLLAGSVVGGGLHGLAVVAFPVLVGALALADRGPVHHLLTRGPMVHGGRISYALYLVHIPMFEIFWFLSDSGVLPRGGETGHLIALTVFVGTLPVAHLLYSLVERPARRWMRGRARPTPEAVEAVVAPDPVPPARRVVANDEARRDPETSVLPMITDEPVTSVLPVVSAAPATADPAAAAAAVSARRVARRSVPSQPSAPAQPFAPAQQGDVPSVTEALPVVRRRSAGPAVATTSGWTPTTAPEQAPADDARTAAMPVVPPVAAPSAPVAEPEPTAPASEPAPADPIVVPAPALPTRAPRRPEADPADVPAAAEIGVPAPAGSARWVLERLAAARAADFDGAGHSDLSADLVAVARMRSGGAGTGGDLFTPVVEGTGTTTGVDRMERLRSLHIAARGLADDRGVVPAPRAMRSASALPGTRTGAENCGRAGRRRDDAHASAATPIVAASGAAAARRRRKKPAHGA, from the coding sequence GTGCTCGCGCTGACGGGGCTGCGTATCGTCGCCGCGCTCTGGGTCGTCGCGTTCCACTTCCACTTCACCCCGATGGCGGGTGTGGAGACGGTGAACGGGTGGCTCGGACCGCTGATCACACAGGGTGCGCTGGGCGTCGACCTGTTCTTCGTCCTCAGCGGCTTCGTCATCGCCTGGACCTACCTCGACCAGCTCGGTCCGCGGCTCCGACTCCGGGACGCGGGCGGGTTCGTGTGGGCCCGAGCGGCGCGGATGTGGCCCGCCTACGCGGTGGTGTTCCACCTCTTCGGCGTGTGGCTGGTGGCGCGGCTGCTGTTCGGGTCGACGACCGACGTCGCCTACCAGGCGGTGCAGCCGTCGTTCGGCGTCGGTGCGTGGCTCGAGCAGCTGTTCCTGGTGCAGATGTGGGACGAGCAGTACCTCGACGGCGCGTCCTGGGTCGGCCCGACGTGGTCGATCAGCGCCGAGTGGCTGGCGTACCTGCTGTTCCCGCTGCTGGCGCTCGGATTCTTCCGGCTGCGGAACCTGCCGTTCGCGGTGCTGGCGGCGGGGTCGCTGCTGTGCACCGCGCCGATGGCGGCCGCGTTCCTGGTAGTCGGCTCGCCGTATTACCCGTACAGCTGGCTGGTCCGGATCCTCGGCGGGTTCTCCGCCGGTGTCCTGGCGATGCTGGCCGTGCGGCGGCTGCGCGCCACCGAGCGGGTCCGCTCCGCGGCCTCGGCGACGGCGACGTCCACCGTCGCCGCGGTGCCGTTCGTCCTGCTGGCGGGGTCCGTCGTCGGCGGCGGCCTCCACGGCCTGGCCGTCGTCGCCTTCCCGGTCCTGGTCGGAGCCCTCGCGCTCGCCGACCGCGGACCGGTGCACCACCTGCTGACCCGTGGCCCGATGGTGCACGGAGGGCGGATCTCCTACGCCCTCTACCTGGTCCACATCCCGATGTTCGAGATCTTCTGGTTCCTGAGCGACTCCGGTGTCCTCCCCCGCGGCGGGGAAACGGGGCACCTGATCGCGCTCACCGTCTTCGTGGGGACTCTGCCCGTGGCACACCTGCTGTACTCGCTCGTCGAACGTCCCGCGCGCCGGTGGATGCGGGGCCGGGCCCGGCCCACCCCCGAGGCCGTCGAGGCGGTCGTCGCCCCCGACCCGGTCCCGCCCGCCCGCCGCGTCGTGGCCAACGACGAGGCGCGCCGTGACCCGGAGACCTCCGTGCTGCCGATGATCACCGACGAGCCGGTGACCTCGGTGCTGCCGGTCGTGTCCGCCGCCCCGGCCACCGCCGATCCCGCCGCAGCGGCTGCGGCCGTGTCCGCCCGGCGGGTGGCGCGGCGGTCCGTGCCGTCGCAGCCGTCGGCCCCGGCGCAGCCGTTCGCGCCGGCCCAGCAGGGCGACGTGCCCTCGGTGACGGAGGCGCTTCCGGTGGTCCGCCGTCGCTCGGCGGGCCCCGCCGTCGCCACGACGTCGGGCTGGACCCCCACCACGGCGCCGGAGCAGGCCCCGGCCGACGACGCGCGGACCGCCGCCATGCCGGTCGTCCCGCCCGTCGCGGCCCCGTCCGCGCCGGTCGCCGAGCCCGAGCCCACCGCCCCGGCGTCCGAGCCGGCCCCTGCCGACCCGATCGTCGTCCCGGCGCCCGCGCTGCCCACCCGGGCACCGCGACGCCCCGAGGCCGACCCCGCCGACGTGCCCGCCGCGGCCGAGATCGGCGTCCCGGCCCCGGCCGGTTCGGCCCGCTGGGTGCTCGAGCGCCTGGCCGCGGCCCGCGCCGCCGACTTCGACGGCGCCGGGCACAGCGACCTGTCCGCCGACCTCGTCGCCGTCGCCCGGATGCGCAGCGGCGGCGCCGGCACCGGCGGGGACCTGTTCACCCCGGTCGTCGAGGGCACCGGCACCACCACCGGTGTCGACCGGATGGAGCGGCTGCGGTCGCTGCACATCGCGGCCCGCGGGCTCGCCGACGACCGCGGTGTCGTCCCGGCACCGCGGGCGATGCGCTCCGCGTCGGCGCTGCCCGGCACGCGGACCGGCGCCGAGAACTGCGGGCGGGCCGGCCGTCGTCGCGACGACGCACACGCCAGCGCCGCGACACCGATCGTCGCCGCCTCCGGTGCCGCCGCGGCCCGTCGCCGCCGGAAGAAGCCGGCTCACGGGGCCTGA